Below is a window of Nicotiana tabacum cultivar K326 chromosome 19, ASM71507v2, whole genome shotgun sequence DNA.
TTTTGCTGGCCACAGCAGCAGGAAAAGTTGAAGGGGAAAAGTTTACCGGTAAAATTGTGACCCCTTTTGAGAAGACAAGGCTTGCGGCTTATGCACTTAGTGTAATTGCACCCTGTATGAGGCTTTACAGCTTTCTTAGCAAGGAGATTAAGTCTGTTTTGGTCCCTGAAGAGAACAATAACATCTATGAGAGATGGATTGACTGTCTATGTTCAGAAAGTTTTGAGGTGTGTCTGGTTTTTGAGCAATGcattatttttcattttggtaGGAATTTCTTATCCAAATACAAAGAGTATTCTGTAGTTGAAATTTGTCTAACCGTTCCCTTGTAATGGTTCTGTGCTTAGGCATATGCTTCAAGGATTGAGGACCTACTGGAtaaactaagtgtttgtttgaCTGGTGAAGAACTTGATGTTGTCGAAAGGCTGTATCACCAAGCTATGAAACTTGAATTGGAATTCATCTCTGCTCAGCCAATTACCCAGTCCACTGTAACCCCCATTTCTCAAGTCCAAGAACCAGCAGGATGCAATCTTACCATGTTTTGTGATTTTGACATGACGTGCAGTGCTGTTGATTCATCTGCCCTTTTGGCCGATGTTGCCATCATAGCAGCAGCAAAGAGTGATCTAGATGATTGTGAAACCCTGTACCCTCGTGTTTCTGCAGCTGATCTTCGGGCCACTTGGAGCAATCTTTCTAGCAAGTATATTGAGGAATACGAGCAATGCATAGAAAGCATCATACCTAGTGAAGCAGGTATGTAGTCTTCGTCTGTTCTTTTGTAGATGCCTCTTTGTATCACGACAATGAGAAGTCCTAAAATATCTCCAAATTCATGGCAGTTGGGAGATTTGATTATGAGGGTCTGTGTAAAGCACTAGAGCAGCTGTCTGATTTTGAAAGGAGCGCAAATGATATGGTGGTTCGTTCTGGTGTATTAAGAGGGTTGAGTCAGGAAGACATAAAACGGGCTGGGGAACGCCTCATCTTTCAAAATGGTTGCAAAAACATTTTTCAAGAAATACTTGGAACCGAAAACTTGCATGCAGATGTTCATGTACTGTCATATTGTTGGTCCGGAGATCTGATCAGATCAGCTTTTTCATCAGGTATACCTTTGCACTCCATTAATTCCTTATCTGGAAAGATATACATTGCTGCAGAACACAAAGCAAGGAAAACGTCTCCAATTCTGTAACATAATAACAGGCTGAATGTGATCAAAGCACGAGAATGTAACTTCATCTTTTCGTACCAacccaaaaaatgtaaaaaatgcaCGCGGGGATATAAGAATGGGTTGGTTAGTTGATAGTTCATGTCCGGTTTTCTATCTTTAAATCGAATTGAGCAGATTTGAGCTAAAGAGATAAATAATGAACTTGTGACAACTAGGGTGTAACCAATAGATACGTGGGCCGGCCATCAGCCCACATGATTATGATTATTTACTGCCTTAAAAAAATGATATCTGAAATTTTTCTCAGTTGGATATAGATTGAATTCTTTAAGTTAGAAGCTATTGGTTGACATCCTCTTCCATCAGCAGGGGTCTTACCAGTGTTAAATGTGCACTCAAATGAGTTACCTTATGAAGGATCTGTTACCACTGGTGACATGATTAAGAAGATGGAATCTCCTATGGACAAGCTTCAAGCCTTTAACGACATCCTGAAGTCCCGTGAGAGTAATAGCAAACATACTACAGTTTATGTTGGAGGCTCCGTCGGTGACTTGCTTTGCCTGCTCAATGCAGACGTGGGGATTGTGATTGGTCTGAGTGCTGGCCTTAGAAGATTAGGTGAACAGTTTGGTATTTCTTTTGTTCCACTGTTCTCCGGTTTGGTAACAAAACAGAGGGAGCTAGCTGAAGGTGGTTTGAAGGGAATGTCTGGCATTCTTTACACTGTCTCCAGTTGGTCTGAGATACATGCATTCATTTTGGGATTATAGACTTCCAAGCCCCCGGCTATTTAGCTGCTCCCTGAAGCATGTGTCACAGGGTAATGGGGGTTGGTAAATTTATCTGAGATTAACAAGCATATAAATTAGGTTATATCTGTCTAACATGTGGCTAATCAAACTACATGTCCATGTGTCGGTCCTTGGTCCTTTTTTCGTCAAGGACTAGTAGCCCGTGTCAAGTTATACTGTCTGGGTGATTTTTAGGACCCAAGGCAATTTGGTCACTCCAGGCAATTAGTACTGTAGTTTGTTTCCTTTGTGCTAC
It encodes the following:
- the LOC107797028 gene encoding bifunctional TH2 protein, mitochondrial isoform X2, whose translation is MEGFQATPDDGGIAKRLWVKFKNESLCALYTPFIVCLASGTLDSKSFLHCISQDVYFLQAFAQAYELAEDFADDDEDKEAIRDLRKRVLRKLKDQDDLVREWGFELPNNSTCDSATVRYTDFLLATAAGKVEGEKFTGKIVTPFEKTRLAAYALSVIAPCMRLYSFLSKEIKSVLVPEENNNIYERWIDCLCSESFEAYASRIEDLLDKLSVCLTGEELDVVERLYHQAMKLELEFISAQPITQSTVTPISQVQEPAGCNLTMFCDFDMTCSAVDSSALLADVAIIAAAKSDLDDCETLYPRVSAADLRATWSNLSSKYIEEYEQCIESIIPSEAVGRFDYEGLCKALEQLSDFERSANDMVVRSGVLRGLSQEDIKRAGERLIFQNGCKNIFQEILGTENLHADVHVLSYCWSGDLIRSAFSSGVLPVLNVHSNELPYEGSVTTGDMIKKMESPMDKLQAFNDILKSRESNSKHTTVYVGGSVGDLLCLLNADVGIVIGLSAGLRRLGEQFGISFVPLFSGLVTKQRELAEGGLKGMSGILYTVSSWSEIHAFILGL
- the LOC107797028 gene encoding bifunctional TH2 protein, mitochondrial isoform X1, which encodes MEGFQATPDDGGIAKRLWVKFKNESLCALYTPFIVCLASGTLDSKSFLHCISQDVYFLQAFAQAYELAEDFADDDEDKEAIRDLRKRVLRKLKDQDDLVREWGFELPNNSTCDSATVRYTDFLLATAAGKVEGEKFTGKIVTPFEKTRLAAYALSVIAPCMRLYSFLSKEIKSVLVPEENNNIYERWIDCLCSESFEAYASRIEDLLDKLSVCLTGEELDVVERLYHQAMKLELEFISAQPITQSTVTPISQVQEPAGCNLTMFCDFDMTCSAVDSSALLADVAIIAAAKSDLDDCETLYPRVSAADLRATWSNLSSKYIEEYEQCIESIIPSEAVGRFDYEGLCKALEQLSDFERSANDMVVRSGVLRGLSQEDIKRAGERLIFQNGCKNIFQEILGTENLHADVHVLSYCWSGDLIRSAFSSAGVLPVLNVHSNELPYEGSVTTGDMIKKMESPMDKLQAFNDILKSRESNSKHTTVYVGGSVGDLLCLLNADVGIVIGLSAGLRRLGEQFGISFVPLFSGLVTKQRELAEGGLKGMSGILYTVSSWSEIHAFILGL